The Loxodonta africana isolate mLoxAfr1 chromosome 1, mLoxAfr1.hap2, whole genome shotgun sequence genomic sequence AGGCAGGTTCGGTTCTGCACATGTTTTTCTCCACCTGGGCAATGCTAGCCAGCCTTCAGGGTCGGGTACACATCCCACCTTCTCCACAAAGACCCCTCTTGTGACTCAGACCCCAAATGTTCGCTCTCCTCTGAGTGCTCCTGATGACCCTTGACCACGATAGTTCATTGCTGCTTTGTCACTTGTATTCCTTAAATTCCTGTGCTGTCTTAACAGCTAGATGAtgaatgtttttgagattcttaAGACGGTACGCGCTGACCTAGGTCTGAACAGGGTCATGTGGAATATGTGAGTCTTTATATGTATTTGCTTAGTGGGGAAATAACCTCGATCCTTAACTTTCCAAACATTCTCTTGTTAATATCAAGAAATCACAAATGAAGCTGGAAAGCTTGTGTTCTGTATAAAGGGAGTAGAATTCTTAGCCTTTGGCCGCTTTTATCGTTTACCCTGTTGTTGGGCATACAGTGTGGAGGGGTTTCTACCTCAGCAAACCCATGTGAAGTGCCTTCTCTTTGCGCTCTTTCTGAATAGATGGATTCAGTGTAAATCGGTACAGCCAGAGACCTGCGAACGAATTGTGGATACGGTTTCTGATCGCCTCCGAATTCCTTGGCTCAGGGGAGCCAGAAAGGTGAACCTGAGTATTGTACCCCCACTCATCGTCCTGCCCGTGCTCCTCCACGTGGCTTCCTGGCATTTCCTGCTGGGGGTACTGGTTCTGATCTCCCTCCCCGTGCTGGCACTATGGTACTACTACCTCACTCACCGAAGGAAGGAACGGACTCTGTTTTTCCTGAGCCTTGGACTGTTCTCGCTGGGTTACATGTACTACGTGTTCCTTCAGGAGGTGGTCCCCAGAGGCCGCGTGGGGCCCACTCAGCTGGCTGTCCTTACCTGCGGGTTGCTTCTGGTACTCTTAGCCTTGTACCGAGCCAAGAAGAATCCGGGCTACCTCAGAAGCCCCGCAAGCAATGACAGTTCTCTAAGCAACAGCCAAATCGAATACCCGAACAGAAAAGGGCACGAGAAGACCAAAGGGTTCTCTGGAGCAGATACGTCAGGGAGTCTCAGCAATCGAACTGGGAAGGATGATCTGAAGGGCTCTTCCAGGATGGTGGCTGGCAGTCCCACTGAGGTGAAGGAGGACTGGTGCGCCAAGTGCCAGCTGGTGCGACCAGCCCGGGCGTGGCATTGCCGGTTGTGTGGCGTCTGTGTGAGGAGAATGGATCACCACTGCGTCTGGTATGTCGGAGAATTTAAATTCACAGAAAGCACTCCAGATGTACTGgatcttcttcctcttctgtcaTGCTAGCATTTCTCTCCTTCCTGGTTTTACACCTCGTAGATACGTGTGGGCTGTTAGGATGTCCTCACTTAGTCATCAGTTTTCCGAGTTTCACAGATTTAGTTTCCTCAGTCATTTCTGAAGGTGAAGagcagaaaactttttttttttttgctattctgTTTCCACTGGTCCCtcatgtatcttttccattctgaTACAGAAGTATCTACAGTTGAATGACACATATGTGAACGCACACACGTTTATGGAGAGACGTGTAattatgtaaacacacacacatacatagagagacgtgtaatttttgtttgtttagaattTGTCAGAAGCAGTGGAGGCATATTACCCCACGTATTATTCTTTTTGAGCACAGAGGCCAAGAAAGCATTCCCTGTTTCTGGGGAactcttgtttttcaccataCGTTCATAATCGTTTTTGATGCTGCCAATAACTTCCACTCCGCATTGAGTTCAGGCCCTACTGGGTAACTCCCTGTACGGCTCTTTGCAGAGAAATGGGGTTCCTACCGTACCTCCTGTCTGGCCAGTAACAAACGAAGACACGTGAAGCCCACAGGATATGACGCGCAGCTTTTAAAGATCACGTTGCAGATTTATGGAGTCGGTCTAAACGAGGGAATGTGGTTAACTCAGATGCGAACGCCGTAAGCAGCGTGTTTGCCGCTTTATCCCTCTTAAGGCAGTCGTGGTACGTGAGCGGTGCTTCTTTATGTCTAGGATTCTGGTCACGTAGCACTCCTTGCCCCTCAGCCGGGGACGGAGGAAAGGCCAGGAGGGTACCGGACTGGACAAGTCAGGGCAGCTCTCGTCTGGGGCTTTGTCTTTAGCAGTAAGTGGGTGTTTTCAGTTTTGGGTTTTTCCTCTTACGTGTCTGTCATTCCCGtggggtgtgtggtgtgtgtggtatcATTTACGAATGCTGGTTTGCAGAGGGCCTGACTGCCTCGCCTTACAGCCAGCCTCCTGTGCCCACCTGAGCATCCTGGTGTGCAGTGGGCAGACGGGACCTGACTGTATCCTGCCCCTCAAACGTCCATAACGTGTAATGTTGTTACCTGGCAGGTAGTCTGCACTGTAACGCATTCTTCTCCACCCCACACCATGTTCCTAACCTCTTTGGATCTTTTTATTAAAGGACCTTATTTTTACTCAGATAACGTGTGTTTGagttctacgtttgtttgccaaccgctcccTCCCCCCAGGAGGTATTTTCATGAGCCCTGCTATGCCAGTTTTTTtgttacatgttgctgtaaaaaaattagcataacacacttacaaaaataccttgtcgGGGGCGGGTGCGGTCGGCAGACAAATGTAGAAAGGTGCGCGTTGAATAAAGATATGGTACATTTAAACATATATTTCCCTGTTCTGTAATGCTCCTGATTTAGGATTTGTAAGTTTTCATAACTAGTATTTATGCCCTTTCCTTACTGTAGTAAATGTTAAATCTCTACAGTTTAGTAAGAGACTTCACTTATTATTTGGAAAAAATAGGTTCTGCTTTTTATGTAGTGGTGTCATTAAACTAATGTTATGATTCTACTTTGCAAATAACAGAGAATATAAGACTACATCTTTCAGCAGACAAGtccttaaaactgaaaaataagagAAGTTACTTTCTAATGATTGAGATTTGTGCAATTCgtattttaaaagctttcttcTTTATTATATGAGTTatacagagaattttaaaaaatgtatttgctttttttccccttatgcTGTTTTGAGGATAAATAGCTGTGTTGGAGAATCAAATCATCAAGCATTTATACTTGCCCTTTTGATCTTCTTGCTCACGTCGGTGTACGGGATAACGCTCACCTTGGACACCATCTGTAGAGGCAGAAGTGTCTTCACAGCTCTCTTCTATTGTCCTGGAGTGTACACAGATTACAGGTGAGACGTAGACACCACAGTAGAGAAGTCCGTGGAAATAGGGATCAATGTTGCCATTAACAGGGACtgcaggcagtccccgggttaccaacgagatccattcctaaagtgtgtctttaagtcaaatttgtaggtaagatGAACAAGTAtacatggttcttatttagccttactttagtgcaagaacaaaggagccttggtggcacagtggttaagtgctaggctccaaaccaaaaggtcggcagtttggacccaccagctgctctgtaaagatttatagccttggaaaccctgtggggcggttctactctgacctatagtgtcactatgagtcgaaatcaacgtgatggcagtgggtttgggtttagtgcaagaaaaggctcgaagccttttcTGTGATGTAAAAGCCGtgagtgaaggtgattgtgataaaTTTGTCATGAGCAGGGGTAGGTTCAGTCCAGTCTTTTCAGAGCGAGGGCCAGTTTACATTACCTTAAAGGGCGAGTTCAGGTTATCTGTAAGTTGTCATAACCTGGTGCTGTCTGTAGTACTTGTTCCTAGGTTAAGAGTTCTCAACCCAAGACATAGGGCCAGCTGTGGGGATGCTTGGGTGTTCCCTGAAATGGCCAAGAAAATTGTGCAGTGGACGTGTGTGTTTTTCTAGGGTGATGTCACAAGGATCCTTGGCTCTTAAAAAGTGAGGAACCCACACTCTACAGGTAGGACCAGACTGAATCAGAGACTTCCGGGGTCAAATGGCCACTTGCATGCCCACCTGCAGCAGTGAAACCAAGACAGTAAATGAACCGGTGCCCGCAGGGCATGTATGTGATAACTTTGTCATAAATGTCGGAGAATTCCTCTCACTTGATTGATGCTTTCTGGTACTTTTCAGTCCAATCTTAATTCCCTATTTCTGACCCTTTTGAGAATTGTGCACAATCTACAACCTTTCTAACCTCTATTGgttttctctgtgcttttttttttttttaatcactcgtGATTACAGTGATATCTAGGTCAGAGTTTCCTTAGGCATTGTTAGTTGGGGCACATTTAGGTGTTGTGAAGATTTTCCACTATGGCAAAAGCTGGGATTTTTCAGGGTGGCAGCAGCTACCCTGCCCTGAACACCACGGGCACCCTCTGCCTGCGTTCCTTGCTCTCACGCCTCCACCATCTTCCTGACATGGGTGCTCTGTGCTCTGGTTTGTAGTCTCAGCTGGGGCAGCTCTGCCAGCAGGGTGCCTCCCTTTTCTCTTCAGTCTTCATTTTCAGAACAGTCCCTGCTTTATCAACACACTACCCCATGCAGGCATTTGTTTTTATTAGTCCTTGGTCACATCTCCCCATTGTCACTGCAGATCTAGAGATTGGTGGGCATTATCAGAACAGACGGCTTCGCCTCAGGAAAAGCTTCTTTAAGTCTGTGTTGAGAGTCTTAGTAGGTTGTGAAGCTCCTCACTAGCACCGTGAGGGGTAAATGTCCTAAAGCAGAGCCTATGTGTATGTTACTAAGCAGGGTTTTGTAGACGTCCTCTAGATGACTGAAATGGAGTGTGAAGCCATGTGCCGCCATTGGCTGTCACCCCGCTCTGTACAGGCAGTTCACCTCACCTCTGTGGGCCTCGGTTCTCCCCTTCCTGGTGAGGCCCATGGATTTATCTCATCAGCTGTGGTCCCTTCcggctttaaaaaatgaaaattcccAATGGATTTCTTTCCAGCTAACTCTTGGTTTATGAATGTTTGAATGCAAACAGTCCAGTAGCACGCACTGAT encodes the following:
- the ZDHHC23 gene encoding palmitoyltransferase ZDHHC23 isoform X1, coding for MTLKGSMKPAKKKKTQEPELEPLCCCEYIDRNGEKNHVAACLCDCQDLDESCERWIQCKSVQPETCERIVDTVSDRLRIPWLRGARKVNLSIVPPLIVLPVLLHVASWHFLLGVLVLISLPVLALWYYYLTHRRKERTLFFLSLGLFSLGYMYYVFLQEVVPRGRVGPTQLAVLTCGLLLVLLALYRAKKNPGYLRSPASNDSSLSNSQIEYPNRKGHEKTKGFSGADTSGSLSNRTGKDDLKGSSRMVAGSPTEVKEDWCAKCQLVRPARAWHCRLCGVCVRRMDHHCVWINSCVGESNHQAFILALLIFLLTSVYGITLTLDTICRGRSVFTALFYCPGVYTDYSSALSFTCVWYSVIITAGMAYIFLTQVINISYNVTEREVQQALRQKTGRRRLCGLIVDTGQYSRGFLRNWLQFSTLGTQVAQHPAEDIV
- the ZDHHC23 gene encoding palmitoyltransferase ZDHHC23 isoform X3, whose amino-acid sequence is MTLKGSMKPAKKKKTQEPELEPLCCCEYIDRNGEKNHVAACLCDCQDLDESCERWIQCKSVQPETCERIVDTVSDRLRIPWLRGARKVNLSIVPPLIVLPVLLHVASWHFLLGVLVLISLPVLALWYYYLTHRRKERTLFFLSLGLFSLGYMYYVFLQEVVPRGRVGPTQLAVLTCGLLLVLLALYRAKKNPGYLRSPASNDSSLSNSQIEYPNRKGHEKTKGFSGADTSGSLSNRTGKDDLKGSSRMVAGSPTEVKEDWCAKCQLVRPARAWHCRLCGVCVRRMDHHCVWINSCVGESNHQAFILALLIFLLTSVYGITLTLDTICRGRSVFTALFYCPGVYTDYSGRVCFSRVMSQGSLALKK
- the ZDHHC23 gene encoding palmitoyltransferase ZDHHC23 isoform X4 → MTLKGSMKPAKKKKTQEPELEPLCCCEYIDRNGEKNHVAACLCDCQDLDESCERWIQCKSVQPETCERIVDTVSDRLRIPWLRGARKVNLSIVPPLIVLPVLLHVASWHFLLGVLVLISLPVLALWYYYLTHRRKERTLFFLSLGLFSLGYMYYVFLQEVVPRGRVGPTQLAVLTCGLLLVLLALYRAKKNPGYLRSPASNDSSLSNSQIEYPNRKGHEKTKGFSGADTSGSLSNRTGKDDLKGSSRMVAGSPTEVKEDWCAKCQLVRPARAWHCRLCGVCVRRMDHHCVWINSCVGESNHQAFILALLIFLLTSVYGITLTLDTICRGRSVFTALFYCPGVYTDYRVMSQGSLALKK
- the ZDHHC23 gene encoding palmitoyltransferase ZDHHC23 isoform X2, yielding MTLKGSMKPAKKKKTQEPELEPLCCCEYIDRNGEKNHVAACLCDCQDLDESCERWIQCKSVQPETCERIVDTVSDRLRIPWLRGARKVNLSIVPPLIVLPVLLHVASWHFLLGVLVLISLPVLALWYYYLTHRRKERTLFFLSLGLFSLGYMYYVFLQEVVPRGRVGPTQLAVLTCGLLLVLLALYRAKKNPGYLRSPASNDSSLSNSQIEYPNRKGHEKTKGFSGADTSGSLSNRTGKDDLKGSSRMVAGSPTEVKEDWCAKCQLVRPARAWHCRLCGVCVRRMDHHCVCCVGESNHQAFILALLIFLLTSVYGITLTLDTICRGRSVFTALFYCPGVYTDYSSALSFTCVWYSVIITAGMAYIFLTQVINISYNVTEREVQQALRQKTGRRRLCGLIVDTGQYSRGFLRNWLQFSTLGTQVAQHPAEDIV